The Lentimicrobiaceae bacterium DNA window ATTATTTTCAAAATCGAATACTTTTTTCTTAAAAGTATCTAAGGTTAAATGTTCCATATAGATATGTGTTATTGTTGTTATTTGAATTATTTCACAGGTAGGGTTTCAGCAAAAATCACCTCATTAATTATTTGCCGGAAAGTTTCTTCGGATAAAGCGCCCTGATTCATTTGAGGTTTACTGTTTGCGGGGCAAAAAAGTATCGAAGGAATGCTTTGAATACCAAATGCTACGGTAAGTTCACGTTCTTTATCAGTATTGATTTTATAAAAAATAATTTTCCCGTCGTACTCTTTGGCTAACTTTCCAATAATTGGGGCAATTCTTTTACAGGGACCACACCAATCTGCATAAAAATCTATGATACACGGTAGTTTGCCTTCATATTTCCAAGTCTGTGGGTTCTTTTCATAGTTGTATACTTGTTTCAGAAACATGGCTTTGGTCATGGTTATAGGTTTTCCTCCACCACTATTTTCCGACAGTTCTGTTATTGCTTCTTTACTTGCATTTTCGTTTACTTCTTTTTTCCCGGTAGCGGAACAGGATACTATCATTGTTACAATAAATGTGATTCCAAGGCTTTTTTTGATCGTTGTTTTAAATTTAATCATAAGAATTTCTGTTGATTATAATTATTATATATAAAAAGATACATATGAATATTGATTTTCCAAATACCATGCCACAAAATAGTGCTGACAGGTTGTCACTTGCCGGTGTCTTTCAATAACAATAAGAAAAAAGGTTAATAAAAAAGCTGCCTGTACAGGCAGCTTTTTTAGATGTAAAATAGAACGAGTTTAGTAATTAGTTACCAATTCTACTCTACGGTTTTTAGCACGACCATCACGGGTTTTGTTATCTGCAACAGGTTTTGTTTCTCCATACCCCTGAGAGGTGAGACGGCTTTTATCTATTCCCTTATCAACAAGATATTTAACAACAATATTGGTGCGTTTTTGCGAAAGTTTCATATTCATTTCATCCTTACCCACATTATCGGTATGACCTTCTACGGTGATTTTAAGGTTAGGATTGTTTTTCAAGATAGTAACAAGTTCGTTTAACTTCATTTTGGATTCCTTTTTCAGGATGTTTTTACCGGTATCGAAATACACACTCTTAGCAATGCTGAGGATAGCTTCTTTTTCCTTCTTGGTTATTTCAGGGCAACCTTTGTTAGCCACTGTTCCGGCTACGTCGGGGCACTGGTCATCTTTGTCGGCTATGCCATCGCCGTCAGTATCGGGACAACCATTAAATTTAGCTAAGCCTTTTACATCGGGGCATTGGTCGTCTTTATCGGTAATGCCGTCGCCATCACGGTCAGGGCAGCCCTGTAAAGTTGCCACTCCTTTTACGTCGGGGCATTTATCATCTTTATCAGCAACGCCGTCGCCATCACGGTCGGGACAACCTTTCAGAGTAGCCAAGCCTTTTTCATCGGGGCATTGGTCATCATTATCGGCAATACCATCGCCGTCACGGTCGGGGCAGCCTTGTAAAGTCGCCAGTCCTTTTACATCAGGACATTTATCATCTTTATCAGCAATGCCATCGCCATCACGGTCGGGACAGCCCTGAAGGGCTTCAACACCGGCAACAGTAGGACATAAGTCTTTTATATCGGCAATACCATCACCGTCGAGGTCGCTTTTTCCACCGAAACGGAATTTAATTCCCCCTGCATAGTGGAAATAATCTTTCCGATCGAACATCATATCGTAAGTACCTTGGAAAAATACTCCTACATATTTAGCAAGCCAAATATTGAAACCAATACCAGCATGGTGTTGATAATAAAATATTTCATTCATATTTGTACCACCTATTCCTAAAGTAATGTACGGGTCAAACCATGATTTTTCATTTAAAATATAACCATTTGCAAATTTGTATTGCAAATTAGCATCTAATTTCCAGAATGTTTCGGTAGTAAGAGGTTGTCCAATAAGTTTCATTTTATTTTTGTCTAATCCATTCCAGTTGAATGCGGCTTCTACATTGAAACTTTTACACAAATACCTTGATAATGAAAAATAACCAGGAATGTTATTACCCTGCCAATTAGCGTATTTAAGCTGGTCGGCAAATTTGAGATCCGGGGCATTATAATCAGCCCAATTAAAACCAAAGCCTAGCCCCCAGGGATTTTCCTTGTTTTGGGCTTTTGTAACACTTACCATTGCGAAAAGCAAGATGGCAATAAAGAGTAATGATTTTTTCATATCCTTTGCTATTAGTTAATAATTAAAATAGTTGCTGTAAAATTAATCAATTTTATTAAAAACAAAAAATATTTACAGATTGTTCGGAAAAATAAATAAAACTTTCTCTTTTTTAAAAGGTGTTTGTCTGGATTGCTTAAAAAGAATGGTTAAATGATAAAAATTGCATCATTTTATTCTATAAATAGTTTCTCAACATATTTATTTTCATTGGATTTTATTATAATAAAATATAGTCCATCTTTAATTGCAGGTAATTGCACACAAATGGCATTCCCCGGAGGTGAAAAAAGATTTTTTTGGGAAAACACCAAAATCCCGGTTGGATTAATAATTTCGATATCTGCAATTCCTTTTGCATATTCAGGAAGCTGGATATTTAACGTACTTTGTACCGGGTTAGGATATATTTTAACACGAGTATAGATGGGTTTATTAAAAATATTACCCACAGAACTGCTTTCATAATATGCATCAAAACCCCCGGCGACGTTACTATTATCGGTAAAAAAGGAAATAAACATTTTACCACTGGGCGATTCTACCGGAAAAGGAAGACTATCGCCAGATAAAGTAGCAAGCAATTGGTTATTTGATAGATCAAAAACCTTTACTACATCTTTTACAGGTTCTGTATCAAAAAAAGTAAAATACAAGGTTGTTCTGGCAGCATTGGCGGGTTGAATTTTCCATCGGCATAATGTGCCGTTCATGTAGTTTTTAT harbors:
- a CDS encoding OmpA family protein; protein product: MKKSLLFIAILLFAMVSVTKAQNKENPWGLGFGFNWADYNAPDLKFADQLKYANWQGNNIPGYFSLSRYLCKSFNVEAAFNWNGLDKNKMKLIGQPLTTETFWKLDANLQYKFANGYILNEKSWFDPYITLGIGGTNMNEIFYYQHHAGIGFNIWLAKYVGVFFQGTYDMMFDRKDYFHYAGGIKFRFGGKSDLDGDGIADIKDLCPTVAGVEALQGCPDRDGDGIADKDDKCPDVKGLATLQGCPDRDGDGIADNDDQCPDEKGLATLKGCPDRDGDGVADKDDKCPDVKGVATLQGCPDRDGDGITDKDDQCPDVKGLAKFNGCPDTDGDGIADKDDQCPDVAGTVANKGCPEITKKEKEAILSIAKSVYFDTGKNILKKESKMKLNELVTILKNNPNLKITVEGHTDNVGKDEMNMKLSQKRTNIVVKYLVDKGIDKSRLTSQGYGETKPVADNKTRDGRAKNRRVELVTNY
- a CDS encoding thioredoxin domain-containing protein — translated: MIKFKTTIKKSLGITFIVTMIVSCSATGKKEVNENASKEAITELSENSGGGKPITMTKAMFLKQVYNYEKNPQTWKYEGKLPCIIDFYADWCGPCKRIAPIIGKLAKEYDGKIIFYKINTDKERELTVAFGIQSIPSILFCPANSKPQMNQGALSEETFRQIINEVIFAETLPVK